A genomic window from Silene latifolia isolate original U9 population chromosome Y, ASM4854445v1, whole genome shotgun sequence includes:
- the LOC141632064 gene encoding uncharacterized protein LOC141632064 — protein sequence MNNIGFWNVRGLNSVHKQKEVKWFIFNKGIGLFGLLETKINANNVFNIASHMLDGWSVTINSRYHKGGRVWILWQPGLFDVQILQYDAQFIHTKVPSRITQKIFYLTMIYAFNEGNDRVHLWTKLEEFAQQCNGPWALAGDFNTVLCPDERLGGILKKLTWMISLGVWKFVV from the coding sequence ATGAATAATATaggtttttggaatgttaggggtctcAATAGTGTACATAAACAGAAAGAAGTTAAGTGGTTTATATTTAATAAAGGGATAGGTCTTTTTGGCCTACTGGAAACCAAAATAAATGCAAATAATGTCTTCAACATAGCATCTCATATGTTGGATGGCTGGAGTGTTACTATAAATAGTAGGTATCATAAAGGTGGGAGAGTGTGGATTTTGTGGCAACCAGGATTGTTTGATGTGCAGATCTTGCAGTATGATGCACAATTTATCCACACAAAGGTTCCGTCCAGGATTACTCAGAAGATTTTTTACCTTACTATGATTTATGCCTTCAATGAAGGGAATGATAGGGTACATCTGTGGACTAAACTGGAAGAATTTGCACAACAGTGTAATGGACCATGGGCCTTAGCTGGTGATTTTAATACAGTGTTATGCCCTGATGAGAGATTGGGGGGAATACTAAAGAAGCTGACATGGATGATTTCATTAGGTGTATGGAAATTTGTGGTATGA